The Gossypium hirsutum isolate 1008001.06 chromosome A03, Gossypium_hirsutum_v2.1, whole genome shotgun sequence genome contains the following window.
gcaaagcttagaaagtgataaatggaaaagcgccatggatgaagaaatgcagtctctccggaagaacaatacttgggagttggcgcaattaccgaaaggtaaaagggcaatcggatgcaagtgggtattcgcaaagaaagatggatctcctagcaagaaggatattcgctacaaggcaagattggtagctaaaggctacgctcagaaggagggaattgactacaatgatgtattttcccctgttgtgaagcattcctccattagaattttgttggccttggtagcacagttgaatttggagctagctcaacttgatgttaagacggctttcttgcatggtgagttagaagaggagatctatatgactcagccagaaggatacacagatgctggtggtagaaattgggtttgtaagcttaacaaatcgctatatggattgaagcaatccccgaggcagtggtgcaagcgatttgatagctttatgagaaggcagaagtacacaagaagcaaatatgacaattgtgtatatttgtagaagctgcatgacggatctttcatttatctactcttgtatgttgatgatatgttaatcgcttcgaagagccaaaatgagatagataagctgaaggctcagttgaatcaagagttcgagatgaaagatctaggtgaggccaagaagattctcggctaggagataagtagagatagaccgagaggcaagctctatttaaatcagaagcaatatctgaaaaaggtattacaatgttttggtgtaaatgaaaacacaaaacatgtaagtaccccacttgcttctcatttgaaacttagtgctcaattatctccgaagactgaagatgaaagagaatatatgccgaaagtcccatatgctaatgtagttgggagtttgatgtatgcgatggtgtgtacgaggcttgacatttcacaagctgttggagttgtgagcaggtatatgcatgatcctggaaaaggacattggcaagctgtgaaatggattctacggtatcttcgaaaaaccgtagatgttggtttaatttttgaacaggataaagcacttggtcagtttgtagttggatatgttgattccgactttgctggtgatttagataaacgtcgttcaactacggggtatctgtttactcttgcgaaagccccaatgagttggaagtctaccttacagtctacagtagctgtgtctactacagaggcagaatatatggcagttacagaagctgttaaggaggctatttggcttaatggattgttgaaagacttaggagttgttcaaagtcacataagtttatattgtgacagtcagagtgctattcatttagcaaaaaatcaagtctatcattcaagaaccaagcatatcgacgtaagatatcactttgtgcgggaagtctttgaaaaaggaaaaattctacttcagaagattccgacagcagataatcccgcagatatgatgaccaaggtggtaacaacaatcaagtttaatcattgtttgaacttgattaacatcttgagaatttgagcacattcaggtgtatggcgctcgagagtgcatttgtaggcactacaaaagatagctttatcgaatttggggagttgaaggaagtgtgtgaagatgtgattatcctaatcaaatcttcaaggtggagattgttaacattaatgggagacaacattaatggcaaacaatacaaagtggtgcaagtttagcaccctaaagttgactttgaaaaagtgacatgggataattttttttttggtccttgagataatgggctatttattgtttggtccttaaacctcaactataaataggccttctcatttctcatttcaattcatcccaaccaatctttctctcttagttttctctcttctcccatttgagaattcttaaggaattctatttgtttgtaatactttggatatagtaaagttatcatctggtgttagtgcccgaggacgtaggtataatttaccgaacctcgttaaaactcttgtgttctttcttgtcctatttttctttcaatatttgagggtataatagtagtatttaattgtgctattaaattactatagaagggatattctgtctaaggaaagacttagtatttaagagatccatgtgatccacctctcttccctgggaattgaactttgtgtgattttttagtacaataatttacacgcttccgaccctattggaacaacacttATTTCATGCATCCTATGTCTTAAAATAATGCAAACATTAATTTATAGGATTTTAAGCACTAGTAAGATACATACACATGATTGCTTGTGTAGTtgtatatgtttattattttatagtaatatttttatcataagaTCAACCCATGACTTCATCtttatgtgtgtgtatatatattatcaacAGTACTTTACATATCGAATTCATGGAGATTTGGGGGGATTCAGATTCATGGAATAAGttctatttttatcaaaaccaGAGTAAAGATAAAAGATAGCActatcttttgttttctttttctctggTAATGGCAAATGATGGCTATAGAAAAGAAAGGGCCATTATACATAAATGATTGACATAAAGGTTTTTAAGCACTGATCAGTTAgccctccttttttttctttttttttttttggatgaaacTCTTGTCActtcatatcataatattaaagaAACACATTAGTTACCTTGCTAACTTTTCACTTCTATGGTAAGATAAATGTTTATTCATGTTACATAATTtagagaaatattttttaaagaaaacttatCCCTTCTGATACAGGTTTCAAAGCCATGTGAGTTAAAATGCAATTTCTTTAAAGCTCTGTTATTTCTCTTCGGATGTGAGCATGAAAGCAGCTATGCTTATGTGTAACCCAATATAATGGTATGCTTGTAAAGAAGGCAATCCCAAAAAGGTTAAGCCAAATATTGAACAAAACCATGTTgctgtaaaaaaaaaataaaaaaggaaaacaaatgctAAAGCCAAAGGACATAATTTATTTTGCAGAGAAAAGTTAATATATAGGGAGAGAGAGGTAGATTAAAATAATGAGAGGTGAGCAGAAAGAGACATATTCCACTTAACAACATATTTTACTCAAAACACTATAATTGCAGCCTTTGACGTTTTTCTATTACTCCTTCAAAAACCCTCATCAACACCCACACGCAAACTCCTTTGACTCTCTACAAAAGAAAAAACCCAGACATATAATATAAaggcaaacaaaagaaaagaaaatgaaagattggGTCACGAAACCCAATTTTTCTTTCTATACTATTTATTTATCCAAGTGGGGTGTGAGAGCATTTGCTTGTTCTATAAAGAAGTCATACTTTCCCCTCTCAAATGCccacctctctctctctctctctctctctctctctcacacacacacacacacaacaaTTACAACTTTTCTTTTATATCcgcatttctttctttttctcttttcttgttcttgttcttgttcCCCCCTTGTTGATATTCTCTATTTACTTAGAGGGATTAATATAAGAAGGCAATGTGGGATGGTGGGGTTGTGGGCTCGATTTGGCGTTTGAAGCCTGCCTCCCTCCCTTAGTTGGTTTTTAGGTGCTTTCGGGACTAATTGGTTGCCTGCTTTTGACGATGATGGCGAAGCTTAATTTTGTAAAGAACGGTGTGCTTAGATTGCCTCCTGGGTTCCGCTTCCATCCTACTGATGAAGAGTTAGTGGTTCAGTACTTGAGAAGAAAGGTGCTTTCTTGGCCCTTACCTGCCTCTATCATACCTGAAGTTGATGTTTGCAAAGCTGATCCTTGGGACTTGCCAGGTTGGTTGCTTTATTTACACTTTCACACCTCACTCATCAAATTTGGTTCCTTTTACTATATAACATTAAACAAAAAAGCAGTCTGTTGTGTCAATAGCTATGAATGTAACAATAGTTAAACAATTAGAAGCCTTTAGGACAAAATTAAAGACATAATTAGATGGCCTGATACATTGGGGTCTATGTTCAGGTGACTTGGAACAAGAGAGGTACTTCTTTAGCACAAGAGAAGCCAAGTATCCCAATGGGAACAGATCCAACAGAGCCACACTTTCAGGATATTGGAAAGCCACAGGAATTGACAAACAAATTGTAAGTTGTAGTGGCAACCAAGTAGTGGGTATGAAGAAAACACTGGTTTTTTATAGAGGAAAGCCCCCAGAGGGAACTAGGACCGACTGGATCATGCACGAATATCGCCTTGTTACCGCTGACACCTGCAATGCCCCACATAAGAAGAACCAAACTCAGGTTAACTTCGGGTCTTTGCTCTCATTTCATCTTTACTGCTTGTACCTATAGTTGTTGAgcatttttaataattcaagcatCTCATCCCAACCACATTTCTTAACCTCTGGAGTCGGGGAAATGGCAGTACATTGTTGCTTTAATGATGCTATGTTAGTTGGTCAGTCAAATTAATGATTTGTATTAAAACCTATGCAGAACCATGTGGTGGCAGTGGAAAATTGGGTGTTGTGCCGCATATTTTTGAAGAAAAGAAGTGGTGCTACTAAAAGAGAGGATGACGGCCTGCAATGTTGCAACGAGAAGGGAGTTGGTAAAGCAAGGAGAAAGAGCCCTGTTTTCTATGAATTCCTGAGCAAGGAGAGGACAGACCTATATCTTGCCCCAGCATCCTCCTCATCTTGCTCCAGTGGGATCACACAGGTGTCAAATGATAACGCGGATGACCATGAAGAAAGCAGCAGTTGCAATAGTTTTCCTTATTTTAGAAGAAAACCTTAAAAAAGCCACACTCACACTTTTGTTTTCTTGTCTATATCAGTAGTGGGGCTTTGAGTATCCCTTCAGAATAATAACCTCTTTAAAGAAAAAGCAATCAAGTGTTTGGTAATTTCAAGTCTTTGGGTCTCTTTTGTCTGTGATTACTACGCAGCAGAAATAGTTGTCAGTAGAAaccccaaaaaaaattattaaaggaaACAATATATGGTTGTGCATGCAGTAACTATTACCTAAAGAGCAAACTTTCTTGGGCACATGGCGGTTCCCCTTGTAATTAATGAAAAGCTAAAGACATATTACCctctttttttatacattttacaaAAGTCATCGTGAAACGGGCTATGGTTCAAGTTCAACATTATGAACACGCAGAGCAAAGTCCCTTTAGGAAAAGGCAAATGGTTTTGAGAGAAGAAAAATGCATGCAAATCTCAGGAAAGATAAAAAGTCTAGGAGAATATTTGATGCACTATTAATGTATAAAATTTATGcaataaaaaagtaataaatctTTTCTATATTTAAGTATTTTGACTTTGGCAAAAGCAAAACGCTTTTTGGGAGAGCACCGGAAAGAATAAGCATAGGATTGTTGGAAATCAGCATTTGCACGATCCAAGCTCCGGGAAGGGTGTTATCGGTTGAAAAAGAACCCAATTCTCCTCTCTATTATTTCATAATGGATCGAATCTCCAAAAACTCTGAGCTGGCTTCATATTCTTATCTTCCCATATACTCCATCTAGTATAATGggtttataaaaaatgaaaagcaTCAATTTCTATAGTTAGAAGCAGACATTCTGAGCTTGATTTTCTCAGCACTTGTAACTACTGTCGCATactcaaataaaatatatataaaaaatacacgAAAAAGAGTAGTCTGAGGTTGTAAGAAAAACAGGGTAATCTAAtttcggaataaacatgacatgaCTAGTAGGTGGGAGATGGAGGAGTTCGACCGACGGTCCAATCCAACTGTCCTCCCTAATCCTCCATCTCCCTCTTATTACCTTTTAGTTGTGGGTTAGCATATGATATTTTGGGGCACTCTTGCGAACATTATGCTGTTAATCATCCTCGGTCATATTACAATTTATGAAGTATTCCTTGAACGTAAAGAAAACGTAAGTAATTGAACACCCTTTTTCTAGTTTCTATATCTACCCTTCACGCATTTCAAATTCTTGTTTCTCAAGTCCAGCCCATATAGCAAGCCAACAGCGTAAGGGTGGGGGGTTTTAACAATATCACTGTCCACCTAGCCCTGCAGTTTGACTCTATTAACAAACAATATACATAGTTGACATTAACATACAATGTCAAGTTAATCTCAGTTTGTTAGATTTAATCTGAATTGTATCAGTTCTTAGTCCATATGTCctgtgatattttgataattattcaaacaatttatttgaaatgatttaatatttgtaaaaaacATAGAATGCACACCTTAATTCTTAGTATTTACATCATTATTAGTTATGAATAAAGGGGGTTTAAGGTTGGTCACAACTTACAAGGACGTGATATCATAAACCTGAGAGGTTAAAAAGTGGGACATGGAGCATTACATAATTGACAAGTAGATGCGAGATAGACTTAAGGCGGCATACATTACaccttaataaataaaaatatgccgACCAGAGTTTCGTATGACCATGGTTTTACAATTAGCTCTAGCTGGTGGAGTTCTTTACGTCATTTTTGTATacgaaaatgttttattttaatgagaaaaaagagaaaagaggtTAAGCCAAATATTGAACAAAACCATGTTGCTGTAAGAAAAACAAATGCTGAAGCCAAAGAACATAATTTATTTTGGGAGAGATTAAAATAAAGAGAGGTTAGCACAAAGAGCCATTTCCcacttaacatcatattttactaaaAACACAATAATTGCAGCCTTTGACTCTgtacaaaaggaaaaaaatatataataaaaaggcaaagcaaaagaaagaaaatggaagttTGGGTCACGAAACCCAACTTTTCTTTCCATACTAATTTTTTATACAAGTGAGGTGGGAGAGCATTTGCTTGTGGGAATCTCTTTTTTTCCTTATAATATATTATctgaaaacataaattaaattatcaaatttccAATTCAATACTATAAATTTGTGGGAATGGAGTTTTCCCTTCTCCCTACGGAACCAGGCTTTGTCTATGTTTGAGGCTCCGATTTCACTTCAACTGTCCCACCCTTACCCCCTTGCTCCTTTCTCTTCCCTAAATTAACCTCACATTTTTTTCAATACTTCAATACTGCCATATCTTTCTCACTAATAATAATACAAGTTATAATTACTTGTACAATTATAATTCAATATTATTCATTACATTATCCACCTTGAGAATTAATTTTATCATGGTATACCTATAAGTAAATCCATACATATCATcccatatatatttgattatcgACTAAATTTAAAGCATGGCaaagttgaaattaaattatatatttttataaaaattaaaatgtaattttataattttaatagtttatatttttataatatttaaaagattaaatcaaaatttattatttttgagggtaaagtgtaattttatcatttactaaattaaaatgttataaattttgaaaggtcAAAAGTGAATTTTTCCGTTTTGGGGGACCAAAGGCCTTACCAACTTCAGTgctatttctttatatattttaaaaattattatttaatacattGACGGTGAAATTTTTTATCTTCAGAATGTCCACAAAGCAACCACCTatctttaattgatattttaagaaaaaaaaactaaataaataaaacacaagtAATTTTTTAACACTATTTATAAAATGGAAAAACTTTACCAcccatttattaaaataattatccaTAGTTTGAGTTAAATAATATGATAACCATATAATTTTAGTTAAAGAAATGGATTCTCTCTGTGAAAGCAATGGGAAAGGGAATCTCCTTAGTGATCTGAGCGCCAAAAAGGTTTGTTTCAAGGATTCGGAGTCTAATATAGACAT
Protein-coding sequences here:
- the LOC107886702 gene encoding NAC domain-containing protein 83 gives rise to the protein MMAKLNFVKNGVLRLPPGFRFHPTDEELVVQYLRRKVLSWPLPASIIPEVDVCKADPWDLPGDLEQERYFFSTREAKYPNGNRSNRATLSGYWKATGIDKQIVSCSGNQVVGMKKTLVFYRGKPPEGTRTDWIMHEYRLVTADTCNAPHKKNQTQNHVVAVENWVLCRIFLKKRSGATKREDDGLQCCNEKGVGKARRKSPVFYEFLSKERTDLYLAPASSSSCSSGITQVSNDNADDHEESSSCNSFPYFRRKP